The following are encoded in a window of Campylobacter concisus genomic DNA:
- a CDS encoding 2-hydroxymuconate tautomerase family protein: MPFVKICVTKEGDSPSVEQKEKMISGVTKLISEILGRSAQNTVVIIDEIDTNNYGIAGESVKNLRKKQKEQKEVKC; encoded by the coding sequence ATGCCGTTTGTAAAAATTTGCGTGACAAAAGAGGGTGATAGCCCAAGTGTGGAGCAAAAAGAGAAGATGATAAGCGGAGTTACAAAGCTAATAAGCGAAATTTTAGGTAGAAGCGCTCAAAATACCGTTGTCATTATCGATGAGATCGATACAAATAACTACGGCATCGCAGGCGAGAGCGTGAAAAATCTCCGCAAAAAACAAAAAGAGCAAAAGGAAGTAAAATGCTAA